A single region of the Halopiger xanaduensis SH-6 genome encodes:
- a CDS encoding DUF7123 family protein — MTDYSDEEQRILSYLRESAARGERYFRAKNIADAIGLSSKQVGARLPHLAEKSDDVDIEKWGRARSTTWKVTLS, encoded by the coding sequence ATGACCGACTATTCCGACGAAGAGCAGCGAATCCTCTCGTATCTCCGCGAGAGCGCCGCCCGCGGTGAACGGTATTTCCGGGCGAAAAACATCGCGGATGCGATCGGACTTTCGTCGAAACAGGTCGGCGCGCGGCTTCCCCACCTCGCCGAGAAATCGGACGACGTCGACATCGAAAAGTGGGGCCGCGCCCGGTCGACGACGTGGAAAGTCACCCTGAGCTGA
- a CDS encoding DUF7525 family protein, with protein MATETESTDKGVGLALGCGAIAVLGALLMVIGAPEIQAAWGFGAAVLFSAIAVVGLHLWD; from the coding sequence ATGGCTACCGAAACGGAGTCGACGGACAAGGGCGTCGGACTGGCGCTCGGTTGCGGAGCGATCGCAGTGCTCGGCGCGCTACTGATGGTGATCGGTGCACCGGAGATCCAGGCCGCCTGGGGCTTCGGCGCCGCGGTACTTTTTAGCGCGATAGCGGTCGTCGGCCTGCACCTCTGGGACTGA
- a CDS encoding phosphate signaling complex PhoU family protein yields METRKVQRLGPSTLAMTLPAEWASEHAVEKGDEVSLRTSGKGTLTVMPESASSEETEAIIHADDLDADAVERAIVAQYVLGRRVIRIEREDGALDSDHINAVYQAETQLMGLGVIEETPESISIRCSVDPEDFTLDNLLERLERTGQTMRGEGIKALAHGNPDLAQRALNRERQANKIFVLLLRLIFTAYQNPNLARAVGLSSGFPLIGYRSIAKNLELTADNGEDIAEIVIETESHTLDVDSSVMRDIRELNDLVDEITSLAVEAAVKRDYDKSNQVRGLFHEISTLEDEILADLPEMPNEDLLRVREVLVSLEQTAQYAMRNAEIAANLALNEESEHTTIN; encoded by the coding sequence ATGGAAACCCGGAAAGTGCAACGACTCGGCCCGTCGACCCTCGCGATGACGCTGCCCGCGGAGTGGGCGTCCGAGCACGCCGTCGAGAAGGGCGACGAGGTCTCCCTGCGAACCAGCGGCAAGGGCACCCTGACCGTGATGCCCGAATCGGCCAGCTCCGAGGAGACGGAGGCGATCATTCACGCCGACGATCTCGACGCCGACGCCGTCGAGCGCGCGATCGTCGCCCAGTACGTGCTGGGCCGGCGCGTCATCCGCATCGAGCGCGAGGACGGCGCGCTCGACTCCGACCACATCAACGCGGTCTACCAGGCCGAAACCCAGCTGATGGGCCTGGGCGTCATCGAGGAAACCCCCGAGAGCATCTCCATCCGCTGTTCGGTCGACCCCGAGGACTTCACCCTCGACAACCTCTTAGAGCGCCTCGAGCGAACCGGCCAGACGATGCGCGGCGAAGGGATCAAGGCCCTGGCCCACGGCAACCCCGACCTCGCCCAGCGGGCCCTGAACCGGGAGCGACAGGCTAACAAGATCTTCGTGCTCCTGCTGCGCCTGATCTTCACGGCCTACCAGAACCCCAACCTCGCCCGCGCGGTCGGACTCAGCAGCGGCTTCCCGCTGATCGGCTACCGCTCGATCGCGAAGAACCTCGAGCTAACCGCCGACAACGGGGAAGACATCGCCGAGATCGTCATCGAGACCGAGAGCCACACGCTGGACGTCGACAGCTCCGTCATGCGGGACATCCGCGAACTGAACGATCTCGTCGACGAAATCACCTCGCTGGCGGTCGAAGCGGCCGTCAAGCGCGACTACGACAAGTCCAATCAGGTCCGCGGCCTCTTCCACGAGATCTCCACCCTCGAGGACGAGATCCTCGCGGATCTGCCGGAGATGCCCAACGAAGACCTGCTGCGGGTTCGAGAGGTGCTGGTCAGCCTCGAGCAGACGGCCCAGTACGCGATGCGAAACGCCGAGATCGCGGCCAACCTCGCGCTGAACGAGGAGTCCGAGCACACGACGATCAACTAA
- a CDS encoding ATP-NAD kinase family protein yields MDALGVVVNPIAGMGGRVGLKGTDGKVPEARRLGAEPRAPDRARDALRSLHRRGPDVTVYTAAGVLGEHAARDAGFDPEVVYDPATDADTDRQATGVDLDETETTAADTQAAVRAFLERDVDLVLFVGGDGTAVDVAEVLEDESDSKRDSNEYGAGDRTPMLGVPAGVKIYSSVFAVTPADAGRIAAEFDRVETREVNDIDEEAYREGEVRTELKAVVPVPVAPDIQSSKQLSSGSVDSLASGFAREIDDGRTYVFGPGGTVGAIEEELGIDSSPLGVDVWRDGEVLARDAAESDILAVLEDPVTIVVSPIGGQGFVFGRGNHQISPAVIERADELEVVASEEKLDGIDALHVDTDGEDVNEELRGWLRVRTGRFTTRLVKVV; encoded by the coding sequence ATGGACGCGCTTGGCGTCGTCGTCAATCCGATCGCGGGCATGGGCGGTCGGGTCGGCCTGAAGGGAACGGACGGCAAAGTCCCGGAAGCGCGCCGCCTAGGGGCCGAGCCGCGCGCTCCCGACCGAGCGCGGGACGCGTTGCGCTCGCTGCACCGCCGCGGCCCCGACGTGACGGTCTACACGGCTGCGGGTGTGCTGGGCGAGCACGCGGCTCGAGACGCGGGGTTCGATCCCGAAGTCGTCTACGATCCGGCGACCGACGCTGACACCGATCGCCAGGCGACGGGCGTCGATCTCGACGAAACCGAGACCACCGCGGCGGATACGCAGGCTGCCGTCCGAGCCTTCCTCGAGCGTGACGTCGACCTCGTGCTGTTCGTCGGCGGGGACGGAACGGCCGTCGACGTGGCCGAAGTGCTCGAGGACGAAAGCGACAGCAAGCGTGACAGCAACGAGTACGGCGCCGGCGATCGAACGCCGATGCTCGGTGTCCCCGCGGGCGTCAAGATCTACTCCTCAGTGTTCGCCGTCACGCCCGCCGACGCGGGCCGAATCGCCGCCGAGTTCGACCGCGTCGAGACCCGCGAAGTGAACGATATCGACGAGGAAGCCTACCGCGAGGGCGAGGTCCGAACGGAGCTCAAGGCCGTCGTGCCGGTCCCCGTCGCACCGGATATCCAGTCGAGCAAACAACTCTCGAGCGGTAGCGTCGACTCGCTGGCGTCGGGGTTCGCTCGCGAGATTGACGATGGCCGAACCTACGTCTTCGGTCCCGGCGGCACCGTCGGCGCAATCGAGGAGGAACTGGGAATCGACTCGTCACCGCTCGGCGTCGACGTCTGGCGCGACGGCGAGGTGCTCGCCCGGGACGCCGCCGAATCGGACATCCTCGCCGTTCTCGAGGACCCCGTGACGATCGTCGTCTCGCCGATCGGCGGCCAGGGGTTCGTCTTCGGTCGGGGAAACCACCAGATTTCGCCGGCGGTCATCGAGCGAGCCGACGAACTCGAGGTCGTCGCGTCCGAGGAGAAACTCGACGGAATCGACGCGTTACACGTCGATACGGACGGCGAGGACGTCAACGAGGAGTTGCGAGGCTGGCTGCGGGTTCGGACCGGTCGGTTCACGACGCGGCTCGTAAAGGTCGTCTGA
- a CDS encoding competence/damage-inducible protein A → MNAAVVTVGDELLAGQTTNTNATWLCERLDERGVAVERVTTVPDRVADIARVVNEYRAEYDAVVVTGGLGPTHDDVTMEGIAAALGRPLEEHEEALAWLGEDGYSRSELIEGTTKLPAGARALHNEAGVAPGAALEDVYVLPGVPTEMQAMFEAIAPAFSGTPTYREEVVADEPESALLDRLEEIRDRFDVSVGSYPGESVRIAIESTDEATAAEAAAWLRERVDTV, encoded by the coding sequence ATGAACGCCGCGGTCGTTACGGTCGGGGACGAACTGCTCGCCGGGCAGACGACGAACACGAACGCAACCTGGCTCTGCGAGCGCCTAGACGAGCGCGGCGTCGCCGTCGAGCGCGTCACGACGGTACCCGACCGGGTCGCCGACATCGCTCGCGTCGTCAACGAGTACCGGGCCGAGTACGACGCCGTCGTCGTCACCGGCGGCCTCGGCCCGACCCACGACGACGTCACGATGGAGGGGATCGCCGCCGCGCTCGGTCGCCCGCTCGAGGAACACGAGGAGGCGCTGGCCTGGCTCGGGGAGGACGGCTACTCCCGCTCGGAGTTGATCGAGGGAACGACAAAACTGCCGGCAGGAGCGCGGGCGCTGCACAACGAGGCCGGCGTCGCACCCGGTGCAGCGCTCGAGGACGTCTACGTGCTACCGGGCGTCCCAACCGAGATGCAGGCGATGTTCGAGGCGATCGCGCCGGCGTTCTCGGGGACGCCGACCTACCGCGAAGAAGTCGTCGCCGACGAACCCGAGAGCGCGCTGTTGGATCGCCTCGAGGAGATCCGGGACCGCTTCGACGTCTCGGTCGGGAGCTACCCCGGCGAGTCGGTCCGGATCGCGATCGAAAGCACGGACGAAGCGACGGCCGCCGAGGCGGCGGCGTGGCTTCGAGAACGAGTCGATACCGTTTGA
- a CDS encoding winged helix-turn-helix domain-containing protein, whose amino-acid sequence MSSGRTQYESDSDTVLSALGNKYSAEILCAAGTPKSAQALSEDIEIPIATCYRRIEELVDAGLLTCEGRELSEKGRRTNIYRRTVDELEVDFSEAEPEFSRKRRTEAKNQLQDQLEE is encoded by the coding sequence ATGTCTTCGGGTCGGACACAGTACGAATCGGATTCGGATACGGTTCTCTCAGCGCTCGGGAACAAATACAGCGCCGAAATCCTCTGCGCTGCGGGCACGCCGAAATCGGCGCAGGCGCTGAGCGAGGACATCGAGATTCCGATCGCGACCTGCTACCGTCGTATCGAGGAACTGGTCGACGCCGGGCTCTTGACCTGCGAGGGGCGAGAACTCTCCGAGAAGGGGCGCCGAACGAACATCTACCGGCGGACGGTCGACGAACTCGAGGTCGATTTCTCCGAAGCCGAGCCGGAGTTCTCCCGTAAGCGCCGGACCGAGGCGAAAAATCAGCTCCAGGACCAACTCGAGGAATGA
- a CDS encoding 6-pyruvoyl trahydropterin synthase family protein has protein sequence MTDRTASREHAERADAGLESEPAAAQVSGTERVLHVGRDRPIRISAGHRLQHHDGKCARPHGHNYEVAVTVVGELTDEGWVADKGDITQVIDEWDHRFLLERGDPLIEAFEAAGDADGIVVLEHPPTAEVMSVVLERKLEAALPDTVSEVAVQVNETSELCGGGF, from the coding sequence GTGACTGATCGAACCGCCAGCCGCGAGCACGCGGAGCGAGCCGACGCGGGGCTCGAGTCCGAACCGGCCGCGGCGCAGGTCTCCGGTACCGAACGCGTCCTCCACGTCGGCCGCGACCGGCCGATCCGGATCAGCGCCGGCCACCGGCTGCAACACCACGACGGGAAGTGCGCGCGACCGCACGGCCACAACTACGAGGTCGCCGTCACCGTCGTCGGCGAACTGACCGACGAGGGCTGGGTCGCGGACAAGGGCGATATTACCCAGGTAATAGACGAGTGGGATCACCGGTTCCTGCTCGAGCGCGGCGACCCCCTTATCGAGGCCTTCGAGGCGGCCGGCGACGCCGACGGGATCGTGGTCCTCGAACACCCGCCGACGGCCGAGGTGATGAGCGTCGTCCTCGAGCGGAAACTCGAGGCGGCGCTGCCGGACACCGTCTCGGAGGTCGCGGTGCAGGTCAACGAGACGAGCGAACTCTGCGGCGGAGGGTTCTGA
- a CDS encoding 7-carboxy-7-deazaguanine synthase QueE: MPVSDSVDDRAATDGEATGASDEPSLPINELFESLQGEGTLAGVPSVFVRTSGCNLRCWFCDSYHTSWEPTHATMSLEEIVAEVESYDAGHVVLTGGEPLLHEESVELLERLSERGYHTTVETNGTIYRDAPIDLASVSPKLESSTPTPDRDPKGEGEWAEKHEDARIDLEALAALVEAYDSQLKFVVTDDEDMPEILDLLGELRGVADVPIRDGDVLLMPEGATRERLAETRTRVADLAMEYGFRYTPRLHVDLWNDAPET, translated from the coding sequence ATGCCGGTGTCCGACTCAGTGGACGACCGCGCGGCTACCGACGGAGAAGCGACCGGTGCGAGCGACGAGCCCAGCCTGCCGATCAACGAACTGTTCGAATCCCTCCAGGGCGAGGGCACCCTCGCCGGCGTTCCCTCCGTCTTCGTCCGCACCAGCGGCTGCAACCTCCGCTGCTGGTTCTGCGACTCCTACCACACCTCCTGGGAACCGACCCACGCCACGATGTCCCTCGAGGAGATCGTCGCCGAGGTCGAGTCGTACGACGCCGGCCACGTCGTCCTTACCGGGGGCGAACCGCTGCTTCATGAGGAGAGCGTCGAACTCCTCGAGCGCCTCAGCGAGCGCGGGTATCACACCACCGTCGAGACCAACGGGACGATCTACCGCGACGCGCCGATCGACCTCGCCTCGGTGAGTCCGAAACTCGAGAGCAGCACGCCGACGCCCGACCGGGATCCCAAGGGGGAGGGCGAATGGGCGGAAAAACACGAGGACGCCCGCATCGACCTCGAGGCCCTCGCGGCGCTCGTCGAGGCGTACGACTCCCAGCTGAAGTTCGTCGTCACCGACGACGAGGACATGCCCGAGATCCTCGACCTCCTCGGGGAGCTTCGGGGCGTCGCGGACGTCCCGATTCGCGACGGGGACGTACTGCTGATGCCCGAAGGAGCGACTCGAGAGCGACTCGCGGAGACCCGAACCCGCGTCGCGGATCTCGCGATGGAGTACGGCTTCCGCTACACGCCGCGGTTGCACGTCGATCTGTGGAACGACGCGCCAGAGACGTAA
- the queC gene encoding 7-cyano-7-deazaguanine synthase QueC, with protein MTEDTATTDEAESSADRSERAVVLLSGGMDSATAAYEARGRGYEIYALHTSYGQRTEDRELECARRLADELDAADFLRIETGHLSAIGASSLTDDEMAVADADMESDEIPTSYVPFRNANLLAMAVSYAEANDCDAVFIGAHSEDFSGYPDCRPEFFEAFENVVDVGTKPETDIAIEAPFVEWSKTDIAERGVELEVPYEHTWSCYRENEPACGTCDACAFRLQAFQNVGVRDPIEYAERPSYVESDTGR; from the coding sequence ATGACCGAAGACACTGCTACGACCGACGAAGCCGAATCGTCCGCCGACCGCAGCGAGCGCGCCGTCGTCCTCCTCTCGGGCGGCATGGACAGCGCCACCGCCGCCTACGAGGCCCGCGGGCGGGGCTACGAGATCTACGCCCTGCACACCTCCTACGGCCAGCGCACGGAGGACCGCGAACTCGAGTGCGCCCGCCGGTTGGCCGACGAACTCGACGCCGCGGACTTCCTGCGGATCGAGACGGGCCACCTCTCGGCGATCGGCGCCTCGAGCTTGACCGACGACGAAATGGCGGTCGCGGATGCGGATATGGAGAGCGACGAGATTCCCACGTCCTACGTCCCCTTCCGCAACGCGAACCTGCTCGCGATGGCGGTCTCCTACGCCGAGGCCAACGACTGCGACGCGGTCTTCATCGGCGCCCACAGCGAGGACTTCTCCGGATATCCCGACTGCCGCCCCGAGTTCTTCGAGGCCTTCGAGAACGTGGTCGACGTCGGCACGAAACCCGAGACCGACATCGCGATCGAGGCGCCGTTCGTCGAGTGGTCCAAGACCGATATCGCAGAGCGGGGCGTCGAACTCGAGGTGCCCTACGAGCACACCTGGAGTTGCTACCGCGAGAACGAACCCGCCTGCGGCACCTGCGACGCCTGCGCGTTCCGCCTGCAGGCGTTCCAGAACGTCGGGGTTCGCGATCCGATCGAGTACGCCGAGCGCCCGTCCTACGTTGAAAGCGACACCGGACGGTAG
- a CDS encoding zinc-binding dehydrogenase, translating into MPTEMTAYAIEEYGDPDVFEETTVEVPEPGPNEIRVEVVASSLNPVDYKIRQGAIPDFAPEFPAILHCDVAGVVDAVGDGVEQFEEGDEVYGMPGGAGRQGALADYVVGHAGTFAHAPESIPLEDSAALPVVALTAWEMLADKSTVDVGDEVLVYGGAGGVGHIGVQLADWFGADVTATGSSEANRELAAELGADATVDYTETDVETYVDEHASGGGFDVVFDPVGDEHLETAFQAVRPFGSVVTTESSAAQDLDLAPMHANSLELGVVLVILPVLLGDRQDRIGEELEDIATLVDKGAIEPHIDDRYSFDEVAEVHRRGEEGDFRGKLLLVNE; encoded by the coding sequence ATGCCTACCGAGATGACCGCCTACGCGATCGAGGAGTACGGCGACCCCGACGTCTTCGAGGAGACGACCGTCGAGGTTCCCGAACCCGGCCCGAACGAGATCCGCGTCGAGGTCGTCGCCTCGAGCCTCAACCCCGTCGACTACAAGATCCGGCAGGGCGCGATCCCGGACTTCGCGCCCGAGTTCCCGGCCATCCTCCACTGCGACGTCGCCGGCGTCGTCGACGCGGTCGGCGACGGCGTCGAGCAGTTCGAGGAGGGCGACGAGGTCTACGGCATGCCCGGCGGCGCGGGCCGGCAGGGCGCGCTCGCCGACTACGTCGTCGGCCACGCGGGCACGTTCGCTCACGCTCCCGAGTCGATTCCGCTCGAGGACAGCGCCGCCCTCCCGGTCGTCGCGCTGACGGCCTGGGAGATGCTCGCCGACAAGTCGACCGTCGACGTCGGCGACGAGGTGCTCGTCTACGGCGGGGCCGGCGGCGTCGGTCACATCGGCGTCCAGCTCGCCGACTGGTTCGGCGCGGACGTGACCGCGACGGGCTCGAGCGAAGCGAACCGCGAGCTCGCCGCGGAGCTGGGGGCCGACGCGACCGTCGACTACACCGAGACCGACGTCGAAACCTACGTCGACGAGCACGCCAGCGGCGGCGGGTTCGACGTCGTCTTCGATCCCGTCGGCGACGAGCACCTCGAGACGGCCTTCCAGGCGGTCCGGCCGTTCGGGAGCGTCGTGACGACCGAGTCCAGCGCCGCGCAGGACCTCGACCTCGCGCCGATGCACGCCAACTCGCTCGAGTTGGGCGTCGTGCTCGTCATCCTCCCCGTGTTGCTGGGCGACCGGCAGGACCGCATCGGCGAGGAACTCGAGGACATCGCGACGCTGGTCGACAAGGGTGCGATCGAACCGCACATCGACGACCGCTATTCCTTCGACGAGGTCGCGGAAGTCCACCGCCGCGGCGAAGAAGGCGACTTCCGCGGGAAGCTGCTGCTGGTCAACGAGTAA
- a CDS encoding iron-containing alcohol dehydrogenase family protein codes for MNAPVSSDPSDGGDDGPDRDTAFRFEYHPATIRFGAGCVADLEDELERLGLERALVVCGSTVGDTPVVIDPVRRGLGDRLAGVFDETTPKKRLSTALDGVARVKAEDADALVALGGGSSLDVATVMSVLAARDRSAAVLAEELEETGTIDVPDEAELLPVVTVPTTLAGADLSQVAGVTASPDSSPVEAEIGGGISDPRLMPEAAFYDPELAATTPDSVLAGSAMNGFDKGVETLYAANATTITDATARHGLEKLEDGLRAFGEGDRDVGTFETILEGVVLVQYGVSRPEGTTLSIVHAFGHALSRTADVQQGAAHAVVVPHALEYLFEREAAGEIDARSGLLANALGVDEAADHGAAVVEAVTEVRDALELPAKLRNVDGPQPEEFRTVAEDVLGDRFMENAPPGLEPTVEEIEGILEAAW; via the coding sequence ATGAACGCGCCCGTCTCGAGCGATCCGAGCGACGGCGGCGACGACGGCCCCGACCGCGACACCGCCTTTCGATTCGAGTACCACCCGGCGACGATCCGATTCGGCGCCGGCTGCGTCGCCGACCTCGAGGACGAACTCGAGCGGCTGGGCCTCGAGCGCGCGCTGGTCGTCTGCGGGTCGACGGTCGGCGATACGCCCGTCGTAATCGATCCGGTGCGGCGGGGGCTCGGCGACCGACTGGCGGGGGTCTTCGACGAGACGACGCCGAAGAAACGCCTGTCGACGGCGCTGGACGGCGTCGCACGAGTAAAAGCGGAAGATGCGGACGCGCTCGTCGCCCTCGGCGGCGGCAGCAGCCTCGACGTCGCGACGGTGATGAGCGTCCTCGCCGCGCGGGACCGCTCGGCCGCGGTGCTGGCCGAGGAACTCGAGGAAACGGGGACCATCGATGTTCCGGACGAGGCGGAACTGCTACCCGTCGTCACCGTTCCGACGACGCTGGCGGGCGCCGACCTCTCGCAGGTTGCCGGCGTCACAGCATCGCCGGACTCGAGTCCGGTCGAGGCGGAGATCGGCGGCGGGATCTCGGATCCGCGGCTGATGCCCGAGGCGGCGTTCTACGACCCCGAACTCGCGGCGACGACGCCCGACTCGGTCCTCGCGGGCTCCGCGATGAACGGCTTCGACAAGGGCGTCGAGACGCTCTACGCCGCCAACGCGACGACGATCACCGACGCGACGGCCAGACACGGTCTCGAGAAACTCGAGGACGGCCTGCGCGCGTTCGGCGAGGGCGATCGCGACGTCGGGACGTTCGAGACGATCCTCGAGGGGGTCGTCCTCGTCCAGTACGGCGTCTCCCGACCGGAGGGAACGACGCTTTCGATCGTCCACGCGTTCGGACACGCGCTCAGCCGCACGGCCGACGTCCAGCAGGGGGCCGCCCACGCGGTCGTCGTCCCCCACGCCCTCGAGTACCTGTTCGAGCGCGAAGCCGCCGGAGAGATCGACGCCCGGTCGGGGCTGCTCGCGAACGCGCTCGGGGTCGACGAAGCCGCCGATCACGGCGCCGCGGTCGTCGAAGCGGTGACGGAGGTTCGCGACGCCCTCGAGTTGCCCGCGAAGTTGCGCAACGTCGACGGCCCGCAGCCCGAGGAGTTCCGGACGGTCGCCGAGGACGTACTGGGGGATCGGTTCATGGAAAACGCACCGCCCGGGCTGGAGCCGACCGTCGAGGAGATCGAAGGAATCCTCGAGGCGGCGTGGTGA